Proteins encoded together in one Candidatus Endomicrobium procryptotermitis window:
- a CDS encoding phosphate ABC transporter ATP-binding protein yields MPDKIKVENLSCFYNGKLALEGLNINVARNEILTIIGPANSGKTSFLRTLNRMNDFDPNYSRKGAVYLDDENIFHMNTEKLRKRVGMLFAMPIPLPMSIYENIVYAPKRLGLISKKSDMDNVVEQALKDASLWVEVKDRLNSSAMKMSGGQQQRLCIARILAINPEVILFDEPCSGLDPISTAKVEESMVELKEKYTIILVTNNVKQASRVGDRTAFFLMGKLVEIGKTGELFVAPKEKQTEDYITGRFG; encoded by the coding sequence ATGCCCGACAAAATAAAAGTTGAAAACTTGAGTTGTTTTTATAACGGCAAACTTGCGCTTGAAGGACTCAATATTAACGTTGCCCGAAACGAAATATTGACTATTATTGGACCTGCAAATTCAGGAAAAACATCATTTTTGCGCACGCTTAACAGAATGAACGATTTTGACCCTAATTATTCACGCAAAGGTGCGGTTTATCTTGACGATGAAAATATTTTTCATATGAACACCGAAAAATTAAGAAAGCGCGTTGGTATGCTTTTTGCTATGCCCATACCTCTTCCTATGAGTATTTATGAAAATATAGTTTACGCTCCAAAAAGGCTTGGGCTTATTTCAAAAAAAAGCGACATGGACAATGTAGTAGAACAAGCTTTAAAAGATGCTTCTCTTTGGGTGGAGGTAAAAGACAGACTTAATTCTTCTGCGATGAAAATGTCAGGCGGGCAGCAGCAAAGGCTTTGTATAGCCCGTATTTTAGCCATTAATCCCGAAGTAATTTTGTTTGACGAACCATGTTCGGGATTAGATCCTATTTCAACGGCCAAAGTTGAAGAGTCGATGGTTGAGCTTAAAGAGAAATATACTATAATTCTTGTTACAAACAATGTAAAGCAAGCCTCACGCGTAGGCGACAGAACGGCATTTTTCTTAATGGGAAAACTTGTGGAAATAGGAAAAACAGGCGAACTATTCGTAGCTCCAAAAG
- a CDS encoding site-specific DNA-methyltransferase: protein MNKIINQVFNEDVFLTLKRLQDNSVDMIYGDPDYNVGINYNGKNYTRRWNEYIEWYIELTRESMRVLKPEGNLFMMNYPKQNAYLRVKYLDDEAFSVNDYVWVYNSNVGMSNKKFTTAHRSILHATKSKSNKFYKEQVAVPYQNPTDKRILQRISEGSSGRMPYSWWYFDLVKNVSKDKTFHSCQIPLKLVETLIKAATKENDVVQILFGGSGSEIILCKQLKRNFISSELHTKYYDMIIDRLNNNGKIEEKYKLKLRKNYSNSDVQCQQMLFEEQRKAKFKL from the coding sequence ATGAATAAAATAATAAACCAAGTTTTCAACGAAGATGTTTTCTTGACGTTGAAAAGGCTGCAGGATAACAGTGTTGATATGATTTACGGCGATCCTGATTATAATGTCGGTATAAATTATAATGGTAAAAATTATACTAGGAGATGGAATGAATATATTGAGTGGTATATTGAGTTGACACGCGAAAGTATGCGCGTTTTAAAGCCCGAAGGCAATTTATTTATGATGAATTACCCCAAACAAAATGCGTATTTACGCGTTAAATATTTAGACGATGAAGCTTTTAGCGTTAATGATTATGTTTGGGTGTACAACAGTAATGTAGGGATGTCAAATAAAAAGTTTACTACGGCTCATCGTTCAATTCTGCATGCCACAAAATCAAAAAGCAATAAATTCTATAAAGAGCAAGTGGCTGTTCCTTACCAAAACCCGACGGATAAGAGAATACTGCAAAGAATTTCAGAAGGGTCGTCAGGCCGTATGCCTTATTCTTGGTGGTATTTTGATTTAGTAAAAAACGTTTCAAAAGACAAGACTTTTCATTCTTGCCAAATTCCGCTGAAACTTGTTGAAACGCTTATAAAGGCGGCTACTAAAGAAAACGATGTCGTGCAGATACTTTTTGGCGGTTCAGGTTCAGAAATTATTTTATGTAAACAATTAAAGCGAAATTTCATTTCAAGCGAATTGCATACAAAGTATTACGATATGATAATAGACAGATTAAACAATAACGGCAAGATAGAAGAAAAATACAAATTAAAATTAAGAAAGAATTATAGCAATTCTGATGTTCAATGTCAGCAAATGCTGTTTGAAGAGCAAAGAAAGGCTAAATTCAAATTATAA
- the pstA gene encoding phosphate ABC transporter permease PstA, which produces MFKLSPKLSQKISYALLFLATLLVITPVTIIIYIIIKNGVSAITWEFLTSMPQDGMRGGGIFPAIVGTLCIVLCAISLTLPIGVCAAIYLNEYAKDNMLTRIIKLAIVNLAGVPSVVYGLFGLGIFVMFMKLGVSIIAGALTLSIMELPVIITTARGALSSVPHSFREASMSLGVSRWQTIRHIVLPNALPGILTGAILSIARISGETAPILFTAAAFYVPHMPNSIYDQVMALPYHLYIISTQIPNMPKNIIFGTALVLLMMVLSMSLIAIVARIYFRKTRKW; this is translated from the coding sequence TTGTTTAAGTTAAGTCCGAAATTATCACAGAAAATATCTTATGCGCTTTTATTTTTGGCGACGCTTCTTGTAATTACTCCTGTAACAATAATAATTTACATAATTATTAAAAACGGTGTGTCGGCAATTACGTGGGAATTTTTAACTTCAATGCCGCAAGACGGTATGCGCGGGGGTGGGATTTTTCCAGCTATTGTCGGCACGCTTTGCATTGTGCTGTGCGCAATTTCTTTAACGCTTCCAATAGGGGTATGCGCGGCAATATATCTAAACGAATATGCAAAAGATAACATGCTTACAAGAATAATAAAACTTGCTATAGTAAATCTTGCGGGCGTTCCTTCTGTGGTTTACGGCTTGTTTGGGCTTGGAATTTTTGTAATGTTTATGAAGCTTGGCGTGTCAATTATCGCGGGAGCATTGACTCTTTCAATTATGGAACTTCCCGTAATAATCACTACCGCGCGCGGAGCGTTAAGCAGTGTTCCTCACTCTTTTAGGGAAGCGAGCATGTCTTTAGGCGTAAGCCGATGGCAGACAATAAGACACATAGTTTTACCAAACGCATTGCCGGGAATTTTAACGGGCGCAATTTTAAGCATAGCAAGAATTTCAGGCGAGACTGCTCCGATATTATTTACCGCCGCCGCGTTTTACGTTCCGCATATGCCAAATTCTATATACGACCAAGTTATGGCTTTGCCGTATCATTTGTATATTATTTCAACGCAAATACCCAATATGCCAAAAAATATAATTTTCGGCACGGCTTTGGTTTTATTAATGATGGTTTTAAGTATGAGCTTAATTGCGATAGTGGCAAGAATTTATTTTAGAAAAACAAGAAAATGGTAA
- a CDS encoding site-specific DNA-methyltransferase: MLKTLLNTIINDDCLKILKHIPDNCVDMTFADPPFNLKKKYNRYDDAKETQEYLNWCNIWLSEMVRITKPTGAIFVHNIPRWLSCLSQHLNKIAYFKHWIVWDSPSVPLGKTLLPNHYGILYYTKSKSHKDFKFFDIRMPHPRCRICKEFLKDYGGKKALAHGFGPLISDVWNDIHRIRHKKRRDEHPCQLPVHLLERLILMTTEENDIVLDPFVGTGTTAVAAKKLGRKYIGIEQDKKYEKISQTNIANAEQTKVNGCFVSVYLGKIRTIRDIDFKTIFNSGKNFISKEQDEYYTVAAATRCSYKKDNYNTASINLGAKRLK, encoded by the coding sequence ATGTTGAAAACCTTATTGAATACTATTATTAACGACGATTGCTTGAAAATATTAAAACATATACCGGATAATTGCGTAGATATGACTTTTGCCGACCCTCCGTTTAACTTAAAAAAGAAATATAACCGTTATGACGATGCAAAAGAAACGCAGGAGTATCTAAATTGGTGTAATATTTGGTTAAGCGAGATGGTTCGCATTACAAAACCTACAGGGGCGATTTTTGTTCATAATATTCCGCGTTGGCTTTCTTGTCTTTCGCAGCATTTAAATAAAATAGCGTATTTTAAACATTGGATTGTCTGGGATTCGCCAAGCGTGCCTCTTGGCAAAACGTTGCTTCCTAATCATTACGGGATTTTATATTATACAAAATCAAAATCTCATAAGGATTTTAAATTTTTTGATATACGTATGCCGCATCCGCGTTGTAGAATCTGTAAAGAATTTTTGAAAGATTATGGCGGTAAAAAAGCGTTGGCGCATGGGTTTGGTCCTTTAATTTCAGATGTTTGGAACGATATACATAGAATTAGACATAAAAAAAGAAGAGACGAGCATCCTTGTCAACTTCCTGTCCATTTATTAGAAAGATTGATTTTGATGACTACTGAAGAAAATGATATAGTGCTTGACCCATTTGTTGGAACGGGAACAACTGCGGTCGCGGCAAAAAAATTAGGCAGAAAATACATAGGCATAGAACAAGACAAGAAATATGAAAAAATTTCCCAAACTAATATTGCTAATGCCGAGCAGACAAAAGTCAACGGCTGTTTCGTTTCAGTATATCTTGGAAAAATAAGAACAATAAGAGATATAGATTTTAAGACGATTTTCAATTCGGGGAAAAATTTTATTTCCAAAGAACAAGACGAATATTATACTGTTGCTGCTGCGACTCGTTGCAGCTATAAAAAAGATAATTATAATACAGCATCAATAAATCTTGGCGCAAAACGTTTAAAATAA
- the pstC gene encoding phosphate ABC transporter permease subunit PstC gives MKRKIIDFIIEKMIFLCGILSIVFVVLIFGFLLKEGVSFLKDYNILNFIFGKLWYPSSEPAHFGILALIVGSIYVTAGACLIAVPLGVAAALYISEIAPAGIRDVLKSCVELMAAVPSVVIGFVGMVVLVPFVRTVFDIPTGLTAFSGSIMLAFMAMPTIVTISEDAIRSVPWSYKEGALALGATRWQTIRRIVLKAAMPGIIAAIMLGIGRVIGETMAVMMITGNAAHIPSSIFEPVRTMTATIAAEMGETVRGGMHYKSLFAIGLALFIITFSVNFIADLILGKKKRK, from the coding sequence ATGAAAAGAAAAATAATTGATTTTATAATAGAAAAAATGATTTTCCTATGCGGCATATTGTCTATCGTGTTTGTCGTTTTGATTTTTGGATTTTTACTTAAAGAAGGAGTTTCTTTTTTAAAAGATTACAATATTTTAAATTTTATATTCGGCAAACTTTGGTATCCATCTTCCGAGCCTGCGCATTTCGGAATTTTGGCTTTAATAGTAGGTTCGATTTACGTTACGGCCGGGGCCTGTTTAATTGCTGTACCTTTAGGCGTAGCCGCAGCTTTGTATATTTCGGAAATCGCTCCCGCCGGAATAAGAGATGTTTTGAAATCCTGCGTGGAACTTATGGCGGCAGTGCCAAGCGTTGTAATTGGTTTTGTCGGTATGGTGGTGTTAGTTCCTTTTGTCCGTACAGTTTTTGATATTCCTACGGGTTTGACTGCTTTTTCGGGATCTATAATGCTTGCGTTTATGGCTATGCCCACTATAGTTACAATTTCGGAAGACGCTATACGCAGCGTCCCATGGTCATACAAAGAAGGCGCGCTTGCCTTGGGCGCGACGCGCTGGCAGACTATAAGAAGAATAGTTTTAAAAGCGGCAATGCCAGGTATAATAGCTGCCATAATGCTTGGCATAGGAAGAGTGATAGGCGAAACTATGGCTGTGATGATGATAACGGGAAACGCCGCGCACATACCTTCCTCTATTTTTGAACCGGTAAGAACAATGACCGCCACAATAGCCGCGGAAATGGGCGAAACTGTCCGCGGTGGAATGCATTACAAATCTTTGTTTGCAATAGGTTTAGCTCTATTTATAATTACGTTTTCAGTAAATTTTATAGCAGATTTAATTTTAGGAAAAAAGAAAAGGAAATGA
- a CDS encoding site-specific DNA-methyltransferase: MKTNESYINNIICGDCKDVLKNIKSDSIHLILSDIPYGIGVDDWDVLHNNTNSALLGASPAQQKAGAVFKKRGKPLNGWSQADREIPAQYYLWCMSWVKEWHRVLKPGASAIVFAGRRLAHRCICAFEDSGFTYKDMLAWSKEKAAHRAQRLSVIYDKRGDESLAKKWSGWKVGNLRPTYEPILWFTKPYKIGATISDNMIDNEVGAYNEKAFIKYTGSPNNIINIASESSDIGLHPTQKPLKLMQALIELTTNKNHIVLDPFCGSATALLAAMILERRYIGIDIDEFYCNTAINRIEKFKNEKSDDILFQTSRCSANV, encoded by the coding sequence ATGAAAACAAATGAATCTTATATCAATAATATAATTTGTGGAGATTGTAAAGACGTATTAAAAAATATTAAATCCGACAGTATTCATTTAATATTAAGCGATATCCCCTATGGAATAGGAGTTGACGATTGGGATGTTTTGCATAATAATACGAACTCCGCTCTTTTAGGAGCAAGCCCGGCTCAACAAAAAGCAGGCGCTGTTTTTAAAAAAAGAGGCAAACCCTTAAACGGCTGGTCTCAAGCCGACAGAGAAATACCCGCGCAATATTATTTATGGTGTATGTCTTGGGTTAAAGAGTGGCATAGGGTTTTAAAACCGGGCGCGTCGGCTATAGTGTTTGCAGGAAGAAGACTCGCTCATCGCTGTATTTGCGCTTTTGAAGATTCGGGTTTTACTTATAAAGATATGCTTGCTTGGTCTAAAGAAAAAGCGGCTCATCGCGCACAGCGTTTAAGCGTTATATATGACAAAAGAGGCGACGAAAGTTTAGCAAAGAAATGGAGCGGATGGAAAGTTGGAAATTTACGTCCAACTTATGAACCTATTTTATGGTTTACAAAACCGTATAAAATAGGCGCGACTATATCGGACAATATGATTGATAATGAAGTCGGAGCTTATAATGAAAAGGCTTTTATAAAATATACGGGCAGCCCAAACAATATTATAAATATAGCGTCTGAAAGCTCTGATATAGGTTTGCATCCTACGCAAAAACCGTTAAAATTAATGCAGGCTCTTATAGAATTGACGACAAATAAAAATCATATCGTATTAGATCCGTTTTGTGGAAGCGCGACAGCGCTTTTAGCTGCAATGATACTTGAAAGAAGATATATAGGAATAGATATTGACGAATTTTATTGTAATACGGCTATAAACAGGATTGAAAAATTTAAAAATGAAAAGAGCGACGATATACTCTTTCAAACTTCCAGATGTAGCGCAAATGTTTGA
- a CDS encoding HindIII family type II restriction endonuclease, with protein MNFLELLKLINERSDFLESTLLIQNKIFKLHKKDLIILLKQIGTIPESIAHDFSQEKLYSKITDIILAKSFQELGFQAAVNKERANCADVIIKSFYHNYSFVADAKVFRLNRTARNQKDFKVKSMSEWKVENEYAVLDYLFFKYPKKNSQIYGQALDSNVCLFSWEHLSFLLEKNIKEKIDLDLSSIWNCSFKIA; from the coding sequence ATGAACTTTTTAGAATTACTAAAGTTAATAAATGAACGTTCAGATTTTTTAGAGTCAACTTTATTAATACAAAATAAAATTTTTAAACTGCATAAAAAAGATTTGATTATTTTATTGAAACAAATTGGAACAATTCCAGAAAGCATAGCTCATGATTTTTCTCAAGAAAAGTTATATTCAAAAATTACAGATATTATTCTGGCAAAATCTTTCCAAGAATTAGGTTTTCAGGCTGCAGTTAACAAAGAAAGAGCCAATTGTGCAGACGTTATTATAAAAAGCTTTTATCATAATTATTCTTTTGTTGCAGATGCAAAAGTGTTTCGTTTAAACAGAACAGCCCGCAATCAGAAAGATTTTAAAGTAAAGTCTATGTCTGAATGGAAAGTCGAAAATGAATATGCCGTATTAGATTATCTGTTTTTTAAATACCCTAAAAAGAACAGTCAAATATATGGACAGGCTTTGGATTCTAACGTATGTCTTTTTAGTTGGGAACATTTATCTTTTTTATTAGAAAAGAATATAAAAGAGAAAATTGACTTAGATTTATCATCTATATGGAATTGTAGTTTTAAAATAGCTTAG
- a CDS encoding phosphate ABC transporter substrate-binding protein, with translation MKIFKVLLLCFLIASCSRPQQNAGSGTSIQIKGSDTIVNLVQVWAEKFVENKPSVNVGVTGGGSGTGFAALFNRTCDIAMSSREIEEKEKNLAAGKNVNPLEFKVGLDGLAILVNKENPVDKLTISQLRDIFTAEITNWKEVGGYDKKIVILSRESNSGTHMFFKERVIRVGDKNSKEEFSVHSLLMPSSQAIYDEIYQNPCALGYVGMGFINDKVKAVSVSVDGSGEYIYPTTENVLSGKYPISRPLYLYTDGIPQGLTKDFIDYSLSNEGQKIVLETDFVPIRTANI, from the coding sequence ATGAAAATTTTCAAGGTATTACTATTGTGTTTTTTAATTGCTTCCTGTTCTCGTCCGCAGCAGAATGCCGGCAGCGGAACGTCTATTCAGATAAAAGGTTCGGACACTATCGTAAATCTTGTTCAGGTTTGGGCTGAGAAGTTTGTTGAAAATAAGCCCAGCGTTAATGTCGGCGTTACGGGTGGGGGGTCGGGAACGGGCTTTGCAGCTTTATTTAACAGAACTTGCGATATAGCTATGTCTTCGCGCGAAATAGAAGAAAAAGAAAAAAATCTCGCCGCAGGCAAAAATGTAAATCCTCTTGAATTTAAAGTCGGTCTTGACGGGCTTGCCATTCTTGTCAATAAAGAGAATCCTGTGGACAAACTTACAATTTCGCAGCTACGCGACATTTTTACGGCAGAAATTACTAATTGGAAAGAAGTCGGAGGCTATGATAAGAAAATAGTAATTCTTTCCCGCGAAAGCAATTCCGGCACGCATATGTTTTTTAAAGAGCGCGTTATAAGGGTCGGGGATAAAAATTCAAAAGAAGAATTTTCAGTTCATTCCCTTCTTATGCCGTCGTCGCAAGCAATTTATGATGAGATTTACCAAAATCCTTGTGCTTTGGGTTATGTCGGCATGGGATTTATCAACGATAAAGTAAAAGCCGTGTCGGTATCTGTCGATGGAAGCGGCGAATATATCTATCCCACGACCGAAAATGTGTTGAGTGGAAAATATCCCATATCAAGACCTTTATATTTATACACTGACGGCATCCCGCAAGGACTGACAAAAGATTTTATAGATTACTCTTTGTCTAATGAAGGGCAAAAAATAGTGCTTGAAACGGACTTCGTGCCGATAAGAACAGCAAACATATAA
- a CDS encoding Fic family protein gives MNTTYEKQSEPDYKKRSYNWKTAIGLQRVDGLEPTQYLIDLANKNIKGDISLKDVKDRLKSYYESRPIKNDAEKNKKEADLVSQRITEILSQNAFTLSEIELLAIHRRLFEGIYNFAGKIRDYNISKKEYILNGETVEYGNSEILRELLSHDIEKEKNFIYASLSEIEKVKHFARFISDIWQIHCFGEGNTRTIAVFAIKYLRSFGYDITNETFEKYSLYFRNALVRANYKNVKLNINETIEPLMKFFGNLLLGENNELKNRQLVIVCYKNNG, from the coding sequence ATGAATACAACTTACGAAAAACAATCGGAACCGGATTATAAAAAAAGAAGTTATAATTGGAAGACTGCAATTGGTCTGCAGCGGGTTGACGGACTGGAGCCGACGCAATATCTTATTGATTTGGCAAACAAAAATATAAAAGGCGATATTTCTCTTAAAGACGTTAAAGACAGACTTAAAAGTTATTATGAAAGCCGTCCCATAAAAAATGACGCCGAAAAAAATAAAAAAGAAGCGGATTTGGTTTCTCAAAGAATTACAGAAATTTTATCTCAAAACGCGTTTACTCTTTCGGAGATAGAGCTGTTAGCGATACATAGACGTTTATTTGAAGGCATTTACAATTTTGCAGGAAAAATACGCGATTACAATATATCAAAAAAAGAGTATATCCTTAATGGAGAAACCGTTGAATACGGGAATTCTGAAATTTTAAGAGAGCTTCTTTCTCACGATATTGAAAAAGAAAAGAATTTTATTTACGCAAGTTTGAGCGAAATAGAAAAAGTCAAACATTTCGCAAGATTTATTTCAGATATTTGGCAAATACATTGTTTTGGCGAAGGGAATACTCGAACGATAGCGGTTTTTGCAATAAAGTATTTGCGTTCGTTTGGATATGACATTACAAACGAAACTTTTGAAAAGTATTCTTTGTATTTTAGAAATGCTCTTGTAAGGGCAAATTATAAAAATGTGAAATTGAATATAAACGAAACAATAGAGCCTCTTATGAAGTTTTTTGGAAATTTATTGCTTGGTGAAAATAATGAACTTAAAAACAGGCAATTGGTTATAGTCTGCTATAAAAACAATGGTTAA
- a CDS encoding DUF2924 domain-containing protein, which yields MELKKAIKEFHEEKIESYFPSQVSDRKNAKLKRKKTSAIDSYTLKNRGVYYTRKYKGINYSVKCLGDKLFVYRNRKYKSLTSIAKLITGYSNISGHVFFGLR from the coding sequence ATGGAATTGAAGAAAGCCATAAAAGAATTTCACGAAGAGAAAATAGAATCCTATTTCCCTTCACAAGTATCCGATAGAAAAAACGCTAAACTAAAAAGAAAAAAGACTTCTGCTATAGATTCCTACACTCTAAAAAATAGAGGAGTATATTATACGAGGAAATATAAGGGGATAAATTACAGCGTAAAATGCTTGGGAGATAAATTGTTTGTTTACAGAAATAGAAAATATAAATCTTTAACGTCTATTGCAAAACTTATTACAGGATATTCAAATATAAGCGGACATGTATTTTTTGGACTTAGATAA
- a CDS encoding GIY-YIG nuclease family protein produces the protein MQNIITYSLKNAHIDILLEYENILIDKIGDTGGIYILHNKNKIYYIGRGNNLIRRIKQHLKNRHTDKWDSFSLYVVSNNKFLNELDVY, from the coding sequence ATGCAAAATATTATTACTTATTCATTAAAAAATGCTCATATTGATATTCTATTGGAATATGAAAATATTTTAATAGATAAAATCGGCGATACTGGGGGCATATATATTTTACATAACAAAAATAAAATATATTACATAGGCAGGGGAAATAACCTTATTCGCAGAATTAAACAACATTTAAAAAACAGACATACAGACAAATGGGATTCTTTTTCTTTATATGTTGTAAGCAATAATAAATTTCTTAATGAATTAGACGTTTATTAA
- the guaA gene encoding glutamine-hydrolyzing GMP synthase: MILILDFGSQYTQLIARRIREEKVYCEIYPGNKPLKSFTDLKNLKGIILSGGYESVYSENAPWPDPAIWELGVPILGICYGMQLIAERLGGKVSPSKKREFGTALVNISASSALFCGLKNSETLWMSHGDKLSKLPKGFKITAKSSNSPYAAIENEKENIYGVQFHPEVKHSVCGQRILQNFIFNICKESRDWTMKSYIIDEVKRIKEQVGNGKVLCALSGGVDSSVAAVMLHKAIGKRLFCVYVDHGLQKLGETQRVKKVFGKKFGKNLIIVNAKKVFLNRLKGISDPEQKRKIIGHTFIEIFDKEAKKLKGIDFLLQGTIYPDVIESVSIKGAKAPIKSHHNVGGLPEKMKMKLVEPLKFLFKDEVRILGRELKIPNEIIDRQPFPGPGLAVRCLGEITEEKLRILKEADDIVTQEIRKAGLYEKIWQSFAVILPVKTVGVMGDARTYEHVIVLRAVNSEDAMTADWVKLPYELLGTISSRIINEVKGANRVVYDISNKPPATIEWE; this comes from the coding sequence ATGATCTTGATTTTGGATTTTGGCTCGCAATATACGCAGCTTATCGCAAGACGCATAAGAGAAGAAAAAGTTTACTGTGAAATTTATCCGGGAAATAAACCTCTTAAATCTTTCACGGATTTAAAAAATCTTAAAGGAATCATCTTATCTGGCGGATATGAAAGCGTTTATTCGGAGAACGCTCCTTGGCCGGACCCCGCAATCTGGGAACTCGGCGTGCCGATTCTCGGCATATGTTACGGCATGCAGCTCATTGCGGAACGTCTCGGCGGGAAAGTAAGTCCTTCGAAAAAAAGAGAATTCGGGACAGCTTTGGTAAACATTTCGGCATCATCGGCTCTTTTTTGCGGATTAAAAAACAGCGAAACGCTGTGGATGAGCCACGGCGACAAACTTTCAAAACTTCCTAAAGGCTTTAAAATTACGGCAAAATCTTCAAATTCACCTTATGCCGCTATAGAAAACGAAAAAGAAAATATATATGGCGTGCAGTTTCACCCCGAAGTAAAACACTCTGTCTGCGGACAAAGAATTCTACAAAACTTTATTTTCAATATCTGCAAAGAAAGCCGTGATTGGACTATGAAATCCTATATTATCGACGAAGTTAAAAGAATTAAAGAGCAAGTAGGAAACGGCAAAGTGTTATGTGCGCTATCTGGTGGCGTAGATTCTTCCGTAGCGGCCGTAATGCTTCATAAGGCCATAGGCAAAAGATTGTTTTGCGTATATGTTGACCACGGTTTGCAAAAACTTGGAGAAACACAAAGAGTAAAAAAAGTTTTTGGAAAAAAATTCGGTAAAAATTTAATAATTGTCAACGCAAAAAAAGTATTTTTAAATAGACTCAAAGGCATTAGCGACCCGGAACAGAAAAGAAAAATCATAGGACATACTTTTATTGAAATTTTTGATAAGGAAGCTAAAAAATTAAAAGGCATAGATTTTCTTTTACAGGGGACAATTTACCCCGACGTCATAGAAAGCGTTTCCATAAAAGGAGCAAAAGCTCCTATAAAGAGTCATCACAACGTAGGCGGTCTGCCTGAGAAAATGAAAATGAAACTCGTCGAGCCGCTGAAATTTTTATTTAAAGACGAAGTGAGAATTTTAGGCAGAGAATTAAAAATCCCAAATGAAATTATAGACAGACAGCCTTTTCCGGGTCCAGGTCTTGCGGTGCGTTGTCTTGGAGAGATTACCGAAGAAAAATTAAGAATTTTGAAAGAAGCAGATGATATAGTAACGCAGGAAATACGCAAAGCGGGTCTTTATGAAAAAATCTGGCAGTCTTTTGCCGTAATTTTGCCCGTTAAAACGGTAGGCGTTATGGGCGATGCAAGAACTTACGAACACGTTATAGTTTTACGCGCAGTTAACAGCGAAGACGCAATGACGGCAGACTGGGTAAAACTGCCCTATGAGCTTTTAGGAACAATATCGTCAAGAATAATAAACGAAGTCAAAGGCGCAAACAGAGTAGTATATGACATTTCAAATAAACCTCCGGCAACGATAGAGTGGGAGTGA
- a CDS encoding DUF805 domain-containing protein: MKWFKIYYLDVIMKCYSKFSGRATRKQFWFFMLINGVLVPIIFYSLLMLLGYFSTIVPEIGYIIFALYALIVIFYLFLIVPEIAITARRLHDIDLSGWWQLIVLIPLLGAIVLIIMLCLPSKSKTRFD; the protein is encoded by the coding sequence ATGAAATGGTTTAAAATTTACTATTTAGATGTTATTATGAAATGTTATTCTAAGTTTTCAGGACGTGCCACGAGAAAGCAGTTCTGGTTTTTTATGCTAATTAATGGTGTTTTAGTTCCTATTATTTTTTATTCATTGCTTATGCTGCTAGGATATTTTTCAACGATAGTGCCGGAAATTGGATATATAATTTTTGCATTATACGCGTTAATCGTGATTTTTTATTTATTTCTAATAGTTCCCGAAATAGCTATTACGGCGCGGAGACTACACGATATAGACCTCAGCGGATGGTGGCAGTTGATTGTGCTGATACCTCTGTTGGGAGCGATTGTGTTGATTATTATGTTGTGCCTCCCTTCCAAAAGCAAAACCCGTTTTGACTAA